A genomic window from Flavobacterium azooxidireducens includes:
- a CDS encoding sensor histidine kinase yields the protein MLQLIVLLLWYNESVNEKKLDKFNEEIHYAESSNSLIDNASNDFNEAQISLQDYLQFRDVQSLENYFSLLDKMTSQLDTVHFTTDENEKLKRTVNQQKYLQYAVDKLKFSIDSIFKNPEIYLVDTDGIPLKLNKINYKDILDSVEVESHLEADSLARKGLFTRVMNALSGKIEIKKETLKQKVTMKYGKVEESGSVEEQFENVFENSDKHYQQQFQIIKSNYEKLRKRDAMLIAANRNLSDQSKALLDEFRNYFLRLGTESKEGFNKQLTTNQTIRFYSILGIVLIMLVLSVLLFFFTQLAFENERKLLLAQETIQQNLSFKNKIVGMLSHEIRSPLSLISIYSKKVSKKIEDADTKEVFKTIQFTTNSLLVMVNQVLDFSKNENTHLVLNKKEFDLESELNQIINNLSTLVENSGNVLEVQSNVNERSLVNSDATKIHQLLYNIVGNANKFTDNGIIKLTVNSQKINNKQYHLNFMVQDNGRGISETDLKIIFEGFYKGINSTQINDVGTGLGLNLCKEIVELFGGTITVDSKPMQGTKVAFTILVDSL from the coding sequence GATAAGTTTAATGAAGAAATTCATTATGCCGAAAGCTCAAATTCGTTAATTGATAATGCCAGTAATGATTTTAATGAAGCTCAAATTAGTTTGCAGGATTATCTTCAGTTTAGAGATGTTCAGTCGTTGGAAAACTATTTTTCTCTTTTAGATAAAATGACTTCCCAATTGGATACTGTTCATTTTACTACCGATGAGAATGAAAAATTAAAGCGAACGGTTAATCAACAAAAATACCTTCAGTATGCTGTTGATAAATTGAAATTTAGCATCGATTCTATTTTTAAAAACCCAGAAATTTATTTGGTTGATACGGATGGAATTCCTTTAAAATTGAATAAAATTAATTATAAGGATATTTTAGACAGTGTAGAAGTAGAATCGCATTTGGAAGCCGACAGTTTGGCCCGAAAAGGATTGTTTACAAGAGTAATGAATGCTTTATCCGGTAAGATTGAAATTAAAAAGGAGACCTTGAAACAAAAAGTTACCATGAAATATGGCAAAGTAGAGGAGTCCGGTTCGGTAGAAGAGCAGTTTGAAAATGTTTTTGAGAATTCTGATAAGCATTATCAACAGCAGTTTCAAATCATTAAAAGCAATTATGAAAAGCTTCGCAAGCGAGACGCTATGCTTATTGCTGCTAATAGAAATTTATCTGATCAGAGTAAAGCATTGTTGGATGAGTTTAGAAATTATTTTTTAAGGTTAGGAACCGAAAGTAAAGAAGGGTTTAATAAACAGCTCACGACCAATCAAACTATTCGCTTTTATTCTATTTTAGGCATCGTACTTATTATGTTAGTGTTATCGGTTTTATTGTTTTTCTTTACTCAATTAGCCTTTGAAAACGAAAGAAAATTGCTGTTAGCTCAGGAAACAATTCAACAAAACCTATCTTTTAAAAATAAAATTGTTGGCATGTTGAGTCATGAGATTCGTTCACCTTTGAGTTTGATTTCGATCTACAGCAAAAAAGTGAGTAAAAAGATTGAAGATGCAGACACGAAAGAAGTGTTTAAAACAATTCAATTTACTACAAATTCTTTATTGGTTATGGTGAATCAGGTATTGGATTTTTCTAAAAATGAAAACACACATTTGGTTTTAAACAAAAAAGAGTTTGATTTAGAATCGGAATTAAATCAGATAATAAACAATTTGAGCACATTGGTTGAAAACAGTGGGAACGTTTTAGAAGTTCAATCCAATGTAAACGAACGTTCTTTGGTTAACAGTGATGCAACTAAAATTCATCAGTTGTTATATAACATTGTTGGTAATGCCAATAAATTTACCGACAATGGCATAATTAAATTAACCGTTAATTCTCAGAAAATAAACAACAAGCAATATCACTTGAATTTTATGGTTCAGGACAATGGAAGAGGGATTTCGGAAACCGACTTGAAAATTATTTTTGAAGGTTTTTATAAAGGAATCAATTCTACTCAAATTAATGATGTTGGTACCGGATTGGGGCTCAATTTGTGTAAAGAAATTGTTGAGTTGTTTGGTGGAACCATTACTGTTGACAGCAAACCCATGCAGGGTACAAAAGTTGCGTTTACTATCCTTGTTGATAGTCTATAA